In the genome of Vicia villosa cultivar HV-30 ecotype Madison, WI linkage group LG7, Vvil1.0, whole genome shotgun sequence, one region contains:
- the LOC131618902 gene encoding uncharacterized protein LOC131618902 gives MAAQSFLDFATNSANPYYLHPNENPALVLVTPPLDDKNYHTWSRSMQISLISKNKDKFIDGSLPKPAVSDILFAPWIRCNTMVLAWIQRSISASIARSVLWIDTAAGVWKNLQVRFSHSDIFRISDIQEDLYKFRQGTLDVSNYFTQLKVLWDELETYRPIPSCTCAIPCSCGASASIRSYRDQDYVIRFLKGLNEKFTHSKSQIMMMNPLPDIDKAFSLVIQQEREMNYAISVVAPVAGNADESIALNVSQDAQSNKTYPHKGKYQGVAGARGSNRICTHCGRTNHTVDTCFIKHGYPPGFKNKPKGNGSSSNSQPHTAANNAS, from the coding sequence ATGGCTGCTCAGAGCTTCCTCGATTTCGCTACCAACTCCGCTAATCCTTACTACCTACATCCAAACGAGAATCCAGCTCTCGTTCTGGTTACTCCACCGCTCGATGACAAAAATTACCACACGTGGTCTCGCTCAATGCAAATCTCACTGATTTCCAAGAACAAAGATAAGTTCATCGACGGTTCTCTTCCCAAACCTGCTGTTTCCGATATCCTCTTTGCGCCTTGGATTCGTTGCAACACAATGGTTCTTGCGTGGATTCAACGCTCAATTTCTGCATCAATTGCACGTTCGGTTCTCTGGATTGACACAGCTGCAGGTGTATGGAAGAATTTGCAGGTTAGGTTTTCACATAGCGACATTTTCCGCATATCTGACATTCAAGAAGATCTCTACAAGTTTCGCCAAGGTACTTTAGATGTGTCCAATTACTTTACTCAATTGAAGGTTCTGTGGGATGAATTGGAAACCTATCGTCCAATTCCATCATGTACTTGTGCTATCCCTTGCTCTTGTGGTGCTTCTGCTTCGATTCGTAGTTATAGGGATCAAGACTATGTTATTCGATTCCTCAAGGGTTTGAATGAGAAGTTCACTCATTCCAAAAGCCAAATCATGATGATGAATCCCTTACCTGACATCGATAAGGCTTTCTCATTGGTGATTCAGCAAGAACGAGAGATGAATTATGCTATATCTGTTGTTGCACCTGTTGCTGGCAATGCTGATGAGAGCATAGCTCTCAATGTCTCTCAGGATGCTCAGTCAAACAAGACTTATCCTCACAAAGGAAAATATCAAGGTGTAGCTGGTGCAAGAGGCTCAAATCGTATCTGTACTCATTGTGGAAGAACTAACCATACCGTTGATACTTGTTTTATCAAGCATGGGTACCCTCCAGGCTTCAAGAACAAGCCTAAAGGCAATGGTTCTAGCTCTAATTCTCAGCCTCATACAGCAGCCAACAATGCTTCATAG